A genomic stretch from Buchnera aphidicola BCc includes:
- the ssb gene encoding single-stranded DNA-binding protein, whose translation MASRGVNKVILIGYLGQDPDIRYMPNGGTVVNITLATSDTWKDKHTGENKEKTEWHRVVLFGKIAEISGQYLKKGSQVYIEGSLQTRKWKDQNGLDRYTTEIVVSVTGSMQMLGSRNTNNSFKSSVKNSQDDFLNDKNTSRSIHKKKLSDDNLLKNEYQQQKSHLVDSTSKIDFDDEDIPF comes from the coding sequence ATGGCAAGTAGAGGTGTAAATAAAGTTATTTTAATTGGTTATTTAGGGCAGGATCCTGATATACGGTATATGCCTAATGGTGGTACTGTAGTTAATATTACTTTAGCTACGTCAGATACATGGAAAGATAAACATACGGGTGAAAATAAAGAAAAAACCGAATGGCATCGAGTTGTTTTATTTGGTAAAATTGCTGAAATTTCCGGTCAATATTTAAAAAAAGGCTCACAAGTTTATATAGAAGGATCATTACAAACACGTAAATGGAAAGATCAAAATGGATTAGATCGTTATACTACGGAGATAGTGGTTAGTGTTACTGGTTCTATGCAAATGTTAGGATCTCGTAATACTAATAATTCTTTTAAATCTTCAGTTAAAAATTCTCAAGATGATTTTTTAAATGATAAAAATACATCTAGAAGTATACATAAAAAAAAATTGTCTGATGATAATTTATTAAAAAATGAATATCAACAACAAAAATCTCATTTAGTAGATTCTACATCTAAAATTGATTTTGATGATGAAGATATTCCTTTTTGA
- the ruvX gene encoding Holliday junction resolvase RuvX encodes MIILCFDYGIKIIGIAIAETKLNYSTPIKSIFNNKKKNFWNQINIIINMWKPKYIVIGYPYKIKKKINKKIKKFAKEIKKKFKINFFLCDENYSTTEALLFLKEKKKKKKYCLHSISAKIILDSWIRKNI; translated from the coding sequence ATGATTATTTTATGTTTTGATTATGGAATTAAAATTATTGGTATTGCTATTGCTGAAACAAAATTAAATTATTCAACACCTATAAAATCTATTTTTAATAATAAAAAAAAAAATTTTTGGAATCAAATTAACATAATAATTAATATGTGGAAGCCAAAATATATTGTTATAGGATATCCTTATAAAATAAAAAAAAAAATCAATAAAAAAATAAAAAAATTTGCTAAAGAAATAAAAAAAAAATTTAAAATAAATTTTTTTTTATGTGATGAAAATTATTCAACTACAGAAGCTTTATTATTCTTAAAAGAAAAAAAAAAAAAAAAAAAATATTGCTTACATTCAATATCAGCTAAAATAATTCTTGACAGCTGGATAAGAAAAAACATATAA
- the tusD gene encoding sulfurtransferase complex subunit TusD, with product MNYLIFVCAPPYSMQNSITAYMFAKSLFLLNYRVKKVFFYASGIYNANCMIPTEENEFNILNEWINLKKKYNFKLCVCPSAAYKRGLLSNTHTSTLKLGYKYNFFSSSFQWMSLSELSYSIHDYDRIIQF from the coding sequence ATGAATTATTTAATTTTTGTTTGTGCGCCACCATATAGCATGCAAAATTCTATTACTGCTTATATGTTTGCTAAATCTTTATTTTTATTAAATTATCGCGTAAAAAAAGTTTTTTTTTACGCTTCTGGTATTTATAATGCTAATTGTATGATTCCTACTGAAGAAAATGAATTTAATATTTTAAATGAATGGATCAATTTAAAAAAAAAATATAATTTTAAGCTATGTGTATGTCCTAGTGCTGCTTATAAAAGAGGATTATTATCTAATACACATACATCAACTTTAAAGTTAGGATATAAATATAATTTTTTTTCTTCTTCATTTCAATGGATGAGTTTAAGTGAATTATCTTATTCAATTCATGATTATGATCGTATTATACAGTTTTAA
- the hemW gene encoding radical SAM family heme chaperone HemW: MYKLPPISLYIHIPWCIKKCPYCDFHSYKKSKKIFEKKYIKNLFQDFKNDKKKISKRKILSVFIGGGTPSLLKLSSIKYFIKKIKKKIIKSKKTEITIEINPDTINSNQLIKYYNFGINRTSIGVQTLNNNLLKKIERTHNKKKTIKLIKSTNKIKNRNLNIDIIYGLPEQSIQDSLNDLKIIINFKPEHISWYLLDIEPNTPFYTKNIKLPSLKKTRKMQKLGKELLIKSGYQQYEISSFARKKKYRCIHNLNYWNFGDYIGIGCGAHGKITKKNKDIVRTIKTKQDSQYIKKKYIQKKYIVSKKDIPFEFFLNKFRLLKPILHQDFENTTNIKKRKIKKKISIAEKHGFLQTKKKSWIITKHGKKKLNSLLSIFLK; the protein is encoded by the coding sequence ATATATAAATTACCACCAATCAGTTTATATATCCATATACCCTGGTGTATAAAAAAATGTCCATATTGTGATTTTCATTCATATAAAAAATCTAAAAAAATATTTGAAAAAAAATATATAAAAAACTTATTTCAAGATTTTAAAAATGATAAAAAAAAAATTTCAAAAAGAAAAATTTTATCTGTATTTATAGGAGGTGGAACACCTAGTTTATTAAAATTATCTTCTATAAAATATTTTATAAAAAAAATAAAAAAAAAAATAATAAAATCTAAAAAAACAGAAATAACCATAGAAATAAATCCAGATACAATAAATTCTAATCAATTAATAAAATATTATAATTTTGGAATTAATAGAACATCTATAGGAGTTCAAACTTTAAATAATAATTTACTAAAAAAAATTGAAAGAACTCATAATAAAAAAAAAACAATAAAACTAATAAAATCAACAAATAAAATAAAAAACAGAAATTTAAATATTGATATTATATACGGATTACCAGAACAATCTATTCAAGATTCTTTAAATGATTTAAAAATAATTATAAATTTTAAACCCGAACATATTTCATGGTATTTATTAGATATAGAACCTAATACACCATTTTATACAAAAAATATTAAATTACCATCTCTTAAAAAAACAAGAAAAATGCAAAAATTAGGAAAAGAATTATTAATAAAATCAGGATATCAACAATATGAAATATCTTCTTTTGCAAGAAAAAAAAAATATAGATGTATACATAATTTAAATTACTGGAATTTTGGAGATTACATTGGTATTGGGTGTGGTGCACATGGAAAAATAACTAAAAAAAACAAAGATATTGTAAGAACAATCAAAACTAAACAAGATAGTCAATATATAAAAAAAAAATATATACAAAAAAAATATATAGTTTCTAAAAAAGATATTCCATTTGAATTTTTTTTAAATAAATTTAGATTATTGAAACCTATATTACATCAAGATTTTGAAAATACAACAAATATAAAAAAAAGAAAAATAAAAAAAAAAATTTCTATAGCTGAAAAACATGGATTTTTACAAACAAAAAAAAAATCATGGATTATTACTAAACATGGAAAAAAAAAACTAAATTCTTTATTATCAATTTTTTTAAAATAA
- a CDS encoding NfuA family Fe-S biogenesis protein has protein sequence MIKISKKAKKYIIKLLSKQELGTNIRIFVDSPGTMYAECGMAYCDMNDIDKKNDHKFSFDFFDVYIHKLMLPFLKDSIIDLVKNDLGTKITLKAPYAKILNKSKNFSQLQNSIKNFLTTQINPKLLLHGGSVALYDITDSGVVFLKFSGGCNGCSMIDITLKKGIEKKLIKNFPEISSVEDVTHHISGKHSYY, from the coding sequence ATGATAAAAATTTCTAAAAAAGCAAAAAAATATATTATTAAGTTATTATCAAAACAAGAATTGGGAACTAATATTAGAATTTTTGTAGATTCTCCTGGAACTATGTATGCTGAATGTGGTATGGCATATTGTGACATGAATGATATAGACAAAAAAAATGATCATAAGTTTTCTTTCGATTTTTTTGATGTGTATATACATAAATTAATGCTTCCTTTTTTGAAAGATTCTATTATTGATTTGGTAAAAAATGATTTAGGTACCAAGATAACATTAAAAGCACCATATGCAAAAATATTAAATAAATCAAAAAATTTTTCTCAATTACAAAATAGTATAAAAAATTTTTTGACTACTCAAATAAATCCAAAATTATTATTGCATGGTGGTTCTGTTGCTTTATATGATATTACTGATTCTGGTGTAGTTTTTTTAAAATTTTCTGGAGGTTGTAATGGTTGTTCTATGATAGATATAACCTTAAAAAAAGGAATTGAAAAAAAACTAATTAAGAATTTTCCTGAAATTTCTAGTGTAGAAGATGTTACTCATCATATTTCCGGAAAACATTCATATTATTAA
- the aroB gene encoding 3-dehydroquinate synthase — MIETIHVNLNNYSYNIYIGEYIFNNMFISSIFLKNKNNVLITNKKIEKKILKNKNQYFYKILNKIHYFSINDGENYKNLYEVEKIISFLLNNLYGRDLNLIALGGGVIGDITGFVASIFQRGVNFFQIPTTLLSQVDASIGGKTGVNHILGKNMIGSFWQPKGVFIDIKFLSTLPKKELLSGIAEIIKYAIVFDKIFFIWLENNLFKVLNLQKKELLYCIKKCCELKVKIIENDEKEIGNRVFLNLGHSFAHAIETFTGYGKWLHGNAVSVGIIMSSYLSFYLKYLKKSELLNIINIFNNIGLPIIGPSTMLPLDYLKLMMRDKKVINKNLRLVIPVSIGKVKLISSIKENILLDSITACQERRFFS, encoded by the coding sequence ATGATAGAAACAATACATGTTAATTTAAATAATTATAGTTATAATATATATATTGGTGAATATATATTCAATAATATGTTTATATCATCAATTTTTCTAAAAAATAAAAATAATGTATTAATTACAAATAAAAAAATAGAAAAAAAAATTTTAAAGAATAAAAATCAATATTTTTATAAAATCTTGAATAAAATTCATTATTTTTCTATTAATGATGGGGAAAATTATAAAAATTTATATGAAGTAGAGAAAATTATTTCATTTTTATTAAATAATTTATATGGTAGAGATCTAAATTTAATAGCTCTTGGTGGAGGAGTTATTGGCGATATTACTGGATTCGTTGCTTCTATATTTCAAAGAGGTGTAAATTTTTTTCAAATTCCAACTACTTTATTATCTCAAGTAGATGCATCAATTGGTGGAAAAACAGGAGTAAATCATATTTTAGGTAAAAATATGATTGGTTCTTTTTGGCAACCAAAGGGAGTATTTATAGATATAAAATTTTTATCAACTTTACCTAAAAAAGAATTACTTTCAGGAATCGCAGAAATTATTAAATATGCAATTGTTTTTGATAAAATTTTCTTTATTTGGTTAGAAAATAATTTATTTAAAGTATTAAATTTACAAAAAAAAGAATTATTATATTGTATTAAAAAATGTTGTGAGTTAAAAGTTAAAATTATTGAGAATGATGAAAAAGAAATTGGTAATCGAGTGTTTTTAAATTTAGGTCATAGTTTTGCGCATGCTATAGAAACTTTTACTGGTTATGGAAAATGGTTGCATGGTAATGCAGTTTCTGTTGGAATCATTATGTCATCTTATTTATCTTTTTATTTAAAATATTTAAAAAAATCAGAGTTATTAAACATCATTAACATATTTAATAACATTGGTTTACCTATTATAGGACCTAGTACTATGTTACCTCTTGATTATTTAAAATTAATGATGAGAGATAAGAAGGTTATAAATAAAAATCTTCGACTTGTCATACCAGTATCAATTGGAAAAGTTAAATTAATTTCTTCTATTAAAGAAAATATTTTATTAGATTCTATTACGGCTTGTCAAGAAAGAAGGTTTTTTTCTTAA
- the dusA gene encoding tRNA dihydrouridine(20/20a) synthase DusA, giving the protein MKKKYSNKFSVAPMFKYTDQHCLYFYRQLTKKTFLYTEMITIQKMLFSKKLFKKKQIKKNNPIAIQLAGNNPLFLSLCAKKAYFLGFKEINLNIGCPSKKAKSGNFGIYLMNNPILVYNLIKAIYLTVPIQISIKIRLGTNENKNYRFLKNFIQLVSKNNYCIKYIIHARIANLQINSPKKNRNIPLLNYSYVYKIKKDFPHLIIIINGGIKTINEINEHLKNVDGVMMGREIYKNPLFLRKIDKKIFFQKKQIKIKKFIKKMSNYIKKKIIKGVPAIKIIKHMLNIFYKLPQAKKWKHELIQKTIYKNQIDDIFNKIHKLFDKKF; this is encoded by the coding sequence ATGAAAAAAAAATATTCAAATAAATTCTCAGTTGCTCCAATGTTTAAATATACTGATCAACATTGCTTATATTTTTATAGACAACTAACAAAAAAAACATTTTTGTATACAGAAATGATAACTATACAAAAAATGTTATTTTCTAAAAAATTATTTAAAAAAAAACAAATCAAAAAAAATAATCCTATAGCAATACAATTAGCAGGAAATAACCCACTATTTCTTTCATTATGTGCAAAAAAAGCATATTTTCTAGGATTTAAAGAAATAAATTTAAATATTGGTTGTCCATCTAAAAAAGCTAAATCTGGAAATTTTGGTATATATTTAATGAATAATCCTATTTTAGTATATAATTTAATTAAAGCTATATATTTAACTGTACCTATACAAATTAGTATAAAAATTAGATTAGGTACTAATGAAAATAAAAATTATAGATTTCTTAAAAATTTTATTCAATTAGTTTCAAAAAATAATTACTGTATAAAATATATTATACATGCAAGAATTGCTAATTTGCAAATAAATAGTCCAAAAAAAAATCGAAATATTCCGTTACTAAATTATTCATATGTGTATAAAATAAAAAAAGATTTTCCACATTTAATAATTATTATTAATGGAGGGATAAAAACAATTAATGAAATTAATGAACATTTAAAAAATGTTGATGGAGTAATGATGGGAAGGGAAATATATAAAAATCCATTATTTTTAAGAAAAATTGATAAAAAGATTTTTTTTCAAAAAAAACAAATAAAAATAAAAAAATTCATAAAAAAAATGTCAAATTATATTAAAAAAAAAATTATTAAAGGTGTTCCTGCAATAAAAATTATAAAACATATGCTAAACATTTTTTATAAACTACCACAAGCAAAAAAATGGAAACATGAATTAATACAAAAAACAATTTATAAAAATCAAATAGATGATATATTTAATAAAATACATAAATTATTTGATAAAAAATTTTAA
- a CDS encoding alpha/beta fold hydrolase: MNQKKKINLFTIEKGKIHLVFFHGWGLNSLIWKKIIPILKKKFTLYFLDFPGYGKNIDFPIMNFNQLSDYLFKKIKKKVILIGWSLGGQFAHYLSFKYPNFILAVIYITYTPFFMKKKRKKKKIFKKIKNDIILNYKKFLYDFINLHILYKKKKNLLYFKKKFSFLKKYPNPKKEAIEIGYKWLTKIDQRKKILSKNIPTLKIYGELDNLISIRIYKKSNNLNNLNKIKKNYYYIIPKARHAPFLSHPKIFCKIINKFIKKL; the protein is encoded by the coding sequence ATGAATCAAAAAAAAAAAATTAATTTATTTACTATTGAAAAAGGAAAAATTCACTTAGTATTTTTTCATGGTTGGGGATTAAATTCTCTTATATGGAAAAAAATTATTCCAATTTTAAAAAAAAAATTTACTCTGTATTTTCTTGATTTTCCAGGATATGGTAAAAATATTGATTTTCCAATAATGAATTTTAATCAATTATCTGATTATTTATTTAAAAAAATAAAAAAAAAAGTTATTTTAATAGGTTGGTCTTTAGGTGGACAATTTGCACATTATTTAAGTTTCAAATATCCAAATTTTATTTTAGCTGTTATTTATATAACTTATACACCATTTTTTATGAAAAAAAAAAGAAAAAAGAAAAAAATATTTAAAAAAATAAAAAATGATATAATTTTAAATTATAAAAAATTTTTATATGATTTTATTAATCTACATATTTTATATAAAAAAAAAAAAAATCTTTTATATTTTAAAAAAAAATTTTCTTTTTTAAAAAAATATCCTAATCCAAAAAAAGAAGCAATTGAAATAGGATATAAATGGTTAACTAAAATTGATCAAAGAAAAAAAATACTATCTAAAAATATCCCTACATTAAAAATATATGGTGAATTAGATAATCTTATATCAATTAGAATATATAAAAAATCAAATAATTTAAATAATTTAAATAAAATTAAAAAAAATTATTATTATATAATTCCTAAAGCTAGACATGCACCATTTTTATCTCATCCTAAGATTTTTTGCAAAATAATTAATAAATTTATCAAAAAATTATAA
- the rpe gene encoding ribulose-phosphate 3-epimerase: MKKFLIIPSILSADFCYLGNELHKLLRAGCQLIHFDLMDNHYVPNFTIGPMILKSVKNNNIPVFFDVPLMASSGDSLIPLFADLNVKFITIHPETTNPLPRTIPLIKKIGCNVGLALNPSTSLNCLDYIIKELDLILVMAVNPGFGGQVFLKNTFKKIKPIRYLINKKKSNILLSVDGGVNQSNILKIIDSGADYLVIGSAIFNFKNYLKTIKNFQNIFF; the protein is encoded by the coding sequence ATGAAAAAATTTTTAATTATTCCATCAATTTTATCTGCAGATTTTTGTTATTTAGGAAATGAATTACATAAGCTTTTACGTGCTGGTTGTCAATTAATTCATTTTGATTTAATGGATAATCATTATGTTCCAAATTTTACTATTGGTCCTATGATATTAAAATCTGTTAAAAATAATAATATTCCCGTTTTTTTTGATGTTCCTTTAATGGCTTCTTCCGGTGATTCTTTAATTCCTTTATTTGCTGATTTAAATGTTAAATTTATTACTATTCATCCTGAAACAACCAATCCTTTACCTAGAACTATACCATTAATTAAAAAAATAGGATGTAACGTTGGTTTAGCTTTAAATCCCTCTACTTCCTTAAATTGTCTTGATTATATTATTAAAGAATTAGATTTAATTTTAGTAATGGCTGTTAATCCCGGTTTTGGAGGTCAAGTTTTTTTAAAAAATACCTTTAAAAAAATTAAACCTATACGTTATTTAATTAATAAAAAAAAAAGTAATATTTTATTATCTGTAGATGGTGGAGTAAATCAATCAAATATTTTAAAAATTATTGATTCTGGAGCAGATTATTTAGTAATTGGAAGTGCAATTTTTAATTTTAAAAATTATTTAAAAACAATAAAAAATTTTCAAAATATTTTTTTTTAA
- the trpS gene encoding tryptophan--tRNA ligase: protein MKFSKEKEIMFTGIQPSGSLTLGNYCGTMCNWYNLQKKYKCFFCISDLHALNTIQKASKKYKFFDKILDLVALYLSCGVNPKKSIIFVQSQVHTHSQLYWILSNFTYFGELSRMTQFKKKKELLNNKEIDLALFCYPVLMAADILLYKTNFVSIGLDQKQHLELVQNIAYRFNRIYKDIFVIPKILIKSIGSKIMALQEPKKKMSKSDVNIKNTIFLLDNIDLIRLKLQKSLTDSDKSAKIIYDTRKKPGISNLLSIFSSITKKTIFNLENEFKYTKYSIFKKNLSDVVCDTISNIQKSYFYFRKNKDYLIDIINLGKKYALNDSLKNLFKIYKKLGF, encoded by the coding sequence ATGAAGTTTTCTAAAGAAAAAGAAATTATGTTTACTGGAATTCAACCTTCAGGTAGTTTAACTTTAGGTAATTACTGTGGAACAATGTGTAATTGGTATAATTTACAAAAAAAATATAAATGTTTTTTTTGTATTTCAGATTTACATGCTCTTAATACTATTCAAAAAGCAAGTAAAAAATATAAATTTTTTGACAAAATTCTTGATTTAGTTGCTTTATATTTATCATGTGGAGTTAATCCTAAAAAAAGTATTATTTTTGTTCAATCTCAAGTACATACACATAGTCAGTTATATTGGATTTTGAGTAATTTTACTTATTTCGGGGAATTATCTCGTATGACTCAATTTAAAAAAAAAAAAGAATTATTAAATAATAAAGAAATTGATTTAGCATTATTTTGTTATCCAGTTTTAATGGCAGCAGATATTTTATTATATAAAACAAATTTTGTTTCTATCGGTTTAGATCAAAAACAACATTTAGAATTAGTACAAAATATTGCATATCGTTTTAATCGTATATATAAAGATATTTTTGTTATTCCTAAAATATTAATTAAATCTATTGGATCTAAAATAATGGCGTTACAAGAACCGAAAAAAAAAATGTCAAAATCAGATGTCAATATAAAGAATACAATTTTTTTATTAGATAATATTGATTTAATACGTTTAAAATTACAAAAATCATTAACTGATTCAGATAAATCAGCCAAAATTATATATGATACTCGAAAAAAACCTGGTATTTCTAATTTATTATCAATTTTTTCATCAATTACAAAAAAAACAATTTTTAATTTAGAAAATGAATTTAAATATACAAAATATTCAATTTTTAAAAAAAATTTATCAGATGTTGTATGTGATACAATTTCTAATATACAAAAATCATATTTTTATTTTAGAAAAAATAAAGATTATTTAATTGATATTATTAATTTAGGAAAAAAATATGCATTAAATGATAGTTTAAAAAATTTATTTAAAATTTATAAAAAATTAGGATTTTAA
- the aroK gene encoding shikimate kinase AroK: protein MKKKKNIFLVGPMGAGKSTIGRFLAKQLNMKFYDSDIEIERKAGANIDWIFDVEGESKFRIREEKMINKLTNKFGVVLATGGGSILSLKSRNFLINRGFVIYLRTSIDEQLIRTNIDKNRPLLSNNINKNKKLLSQLFKIRDPLYRSISNFIVDTSNKKVKFILSKILSYISNLNFI from the coding sequence ATAAAAAAAAAAAAAAATATTTTTTTAGTAGGGCCAATGGGTGCAGGAAAAAGTACTATTGGACGTTTTTTAGCTAAACAATTAAACATGAAATTTTATGATTCTGATATCGAAATTGAGAGAAAAGCTGGGGCAAATATAGATTGGATTTTTGATGTTGAAGGCGAATCAAAATTTCGTATTAGAGAAGAAAAGATGATTAATAAATTAACTAATAAATTTGGTGTAGTATTAGCTACTGGTGGAGGATCTATTTTATCATTAAAATCAAGAAATTTTTTAATTAATAGAGGTTTTGTAATTTATTTACGTACTTCTATTGATGAACAATTAATTAGAACGAATATAGATAAAAATAGACCATTATTATCAAATAATATTAATAAAAATAAAAAATTATTAAGTCAATTATTTAAAATTCGAGATCCATTATATAGAAGTATATCTAATTTTATAGTAGATACTAGTAATAAAAAAGTAAAATTTATTCTATCCAAAATTTTAAGTTATATTTCAAATTTAAATTTTATTTAA
- the dnaB gene encoding replicative DNA helicase produces the protein MIESIINKKTELKIPPYSLEAEQSVLGGLMLDNQKWDIISEYIVMEDFYNRQHQLIFCEMKYLIEKGSPIDLITLSEPLEQKGELNNVGRFSYLAEISKNTPSITNILAYAEIIRERAIIREIILTANNIANAGYYPKGRKSTELLDYAESSIFKISEIRSKNNNGPKNIETILDSTIQSIEKLIKQPNNGITGLNTGYHDLNKKTSGLQQSDLIIIAARPSMGKTTFAMNLCENTAMLYKKPILIFSLEMPGEQIMIRMLASLSRVNQSKIRTGKLNNEEWSRISSTMQILLKKKNIYIDDSSGLTPNEVRSRSRKIYRENNGLSLIMIDYLQLIKIPSLSGNRTLEMQNFRTLKSLAKELNIPIIALSQLNRSLEQRSDKRPVNSDLRESGSLEQDADLILFIYRDELYHENSELKGIAEIIIGKQRNGPTGTIRLIFNGQWSRFDNYAHTKYHC, from the coding sequence ATGATAGAATCAATAATAAATAAAAAAACAGAACTCAAAATACCTCCATATTCACTAGAAGCTGAACAATCAGTGTTAGGAGGATTAATGTTAGATAATCAAAAATGGGATATAATTTCTGAATATATTGTTATGGAAGATTTTTATAATCGACAACATCAGTTAATATTTTGTGAAATGAAATATCTAATTGAAAAAGGATCTCCCATAGATTTAATCACATTATCAGAACCATTAGAACAAAAAGGAGAATTAAATAATGTTGGGAGATTTTCTTATTTAGCTGAAATTTCAAAAAACACACCAAGTATTACAAATATATTAGCATATGCAGAAATTATTAGAGAAAGAGCTATTATTAGAGAAATTATTTTAACAGCAAATAATATAGCAAATGCAGGGTATTACCCAAAAGGAAGAAAAAGTACGGAATTATTAGACTATGCTGAATCTAGTATTTTTAAAATTTCAGAAATACGTTCAAAAAATAATAATGGACCTAAAAATATAGAAACAATTCTTGATTCAACTATTCAATCTATTGAAAAACTTATTAAACAGCCAAATAATGGAATTACGGGATTAAATACTGGATATCATGATTTAAATAAAAAAACATCTGGATTACAACAATCTGATTTAATAATAATTGCTGCAAGACCATCCATGGGAAAAACTACATTTGCTATGAATTTATGTGAAAACACAGCTATGTTATATAAAAAACCAATTTTAATATTTAGTTTAGAAATGCCTGGAGAGCAAATTATGATTCGTATGTTGGCTTCATTATCACGTGTTAATCAATCAAAAATTCGAACAGGAAAATTAAATAATGAAGAATGGAGTCGAATATCTAGTACTATGCAAATTTTATTAAAAAAAAAAAATATTTATATTGATGATTCTTCAGGTCTTACACCTAATGAAGTTCGTTCACGTTCACGGAAAATATATCGTGAAAATAATGGACTAAGTTTAATTATGATAGATTATCTTCAATTAATTAAAATACCATCATTATCAGGAAATAGAACCTTAGAAATGCAGAATTTCAGAACATTAAAATCATTAGCAAAAGAATTAAATATTCCAATTATTGCTTTGTCTCAATTAAATAGATCATTGGAACAAAGATCAGATAAAAGACCGGTAAATTCAGATTTAAGAGAATCTGGTTCATTAGAACAAGATGCAGATTTAATCCTATTTATTTATAGAGATGAATTATATCATGAAAATAGTGAATTAAAAGGAATTGCTGAAATTATTATTGGTAAACAAAGAAATGGTCCAACTGGAACAATACGATTAATATTCAATGGTCAATGGTCTAGATTTGATAATTACGCTCATACGAAATATCATTGTTAA